One genomic segment of Cerasicoccus sp. TK19100 includes these proteins:
- the valS gene encoding valine--tRNA ligase: protein MSDLAKAYEPKAVEEKWYAQWEESGCFKGVLPEKEGVEPHSIVIPPPNVTGVLHMGHILNNTIQDILTRRARQQGKAAVWVPGTDHAGIATQTRVEKKLREQGKTKWDLGREAFIEEAKQWRDEHGGIILKQLRKLGASCDWDRTVHTLDEGYSRAVLTAFVELYHKGHIYRGKRMVNWCPKSLTALSDEEVIMKPQKGFLFKMKYAIAERPGEFVEISTTRPETLMGDTAVAINPNDERYKHLHGLHVIRPFPQAKIPFVLDEHVDLEFGTGVLKVTPAHDRADFEIGQRHNLEVIDVLTPDGKINCPECPELHGKDRFEARKLAADMLDEMGLLVDREKYENNVGFSERADVPIEPRLSDQWWMKYPKIEEAKQVVRDGKIKFYPERWTKTYLHWLENIQDWCISRQLWWGHRIPVWYAKGIDRNALSDEDLKDPSKVFVGVDGPSDPENWEQEDDVLDTWASSWLWPFGVFGWPNFVDGKFAGQTQLRLTKPHKHLAPGEMLAIVDDFPEKQTYFAEDSSGRTCEVCYDEVEVVKLITDDELDFWYPTQALATGPDIIFFWVARMIMAGLEFMGEVPFKNVIFNGIIRDAQGRKMSKSLGNSPDPLDLIEKFGADGLRLGMLMIAPKGADILFSEDRIQLGRNFCNKLWNACRFRLMQEGRAQSLDKPPASDGASDEASSQSSVAACVDAAPYLSLESIIGRLEFDKFDADDHAILAKLLDALAGYDASFETYEFNRTTDTLYNFFWNDFCDWYVEVSKSKAQSDELRGNCLAIQDLCLRSVIQMLHPITPFITEELWSTLGFGEGFIHETKIPTADDLRAQLSAAGVNLDAAAIAEVAKLQDFVNQARALKAQYSLAARNDVTFFLVADEADKAVVDSHLSKLRKLAGAGAIEHRDDVQNMPAMVSQLGTLYLDLAGSVDVEAEIAKIDKQLVGLDKAIKGAESKLQNDKFVNNAPADVIDGVKQTLADNKAKAEELRKLKAGLAG, encoded by the coding sequence ATGTCCGATCTAGCCAAAGCTTACGAACCGAAAGCCGTTGAAGAAAAGTGGTACGCCCAGTGGGAAGAATCCGGGTGCTTTAAGGGTGTCCTGCCCGAAAAGGAAGGCGTCGAGCCTCACTCGATCGTCATCCCGCCGCCCAACGTGACGGGCGTGCTCCACATGGGCCACATCCTGAACAACACCATTCAGGACATCCTGACGCGCCGCGCGCGCCAGCAGGGCAAGGCTGCGGTTTGGGTGCCGGGCACGGACCACGCCGGCATTGCCACGCAGACCCGCGTCGAGAAAAAGCTCCGCGAGCAGGGCAAGACCAAGTGGGACCTCGGCCGCGAAGCATTCATCGAAGAAGCCAAGCAATGGCGCGACGAGCATGGCGGCATCATCCTCAAGCAGCTCCGCAAGCTGGGCGCCTCGTGCGACTGGGACCGCACCGTTCACACGCTGGACGAGGGCTATTCCCGCGCCGTGCTGACCGCCTTCGTTGAGCTCTACCACAAGGGCCACATCTACCGCGGCAAGCGCATGGTCAACTGGTGCCCGAAGAGCCTCACCGCGCTCTCGGACGAAGAGGTGATCATGAAGCCGCAGAAGGGCTTCCTCTTCAAAATGAAGTATGCCATCGCCGAGCGTCCGGGCGAGTTCGTGGAGATTTCCACCACGCGCCCTGAGACCCTCATGGGCGACACCGCCGTGGCGATCAACCCGAACGACGAGCGCTACAAGCACCTGCATGGCCTGCACGTCATCCGCCCGTTCCCGCAAGCGAAGATCCCCTTTGTCCTCGACGAACACGTCGACCTGGAATTCGGCACCGGCGTGCTGAAGGTCACTCCGGCGCACGACCGCGCGGACTTCGAGATCGGCCAACGCCACAACCTCGAGGTCATCGACGTGCTCACGCCGGACGGCAAGATCAACTGCCCGGAATGCCCGGAGCTCCATGGCAAGGACCGTTTTGAAGCCCGCAAACTAGCAGCCGATATGCTGGACGAAATGGGCCTGCTCGTCGACCGCGAGAAATACGAGAACAACGTCGGCTTCTCCGAGCGCGCCGATGTGCCGATCGAGCCGCGCCTGTCGGACCAGTGGTGGATGAAGTACCCGAAGATCGAGGAAGCCAAGCAGGTGGTCCGCGACGGCAAGATTAAGTTCTACCCGGAGCGCTGGACGAAGACCTATCTCCACTGGCTGGAAAACATCCAGGACTGGTGCATCAGTCGCCAGCTGTGGTGGGGCCACCGCATTCCCGTTTGGTATGCGAAGGGCATCGACCGCAACGCGCTGAGCGACGAAGACCTCAAGGACCCAAGCAAGGTATTTGTCGGCGTCGACGGCCCCAGTGACCCCGAAAACTGGGAACAGGAAGACGACGTCCTCGACACCTGGGCGAGCAGTTGGCTTTGGCCGTTTGGGGTGTTCGGCTGGCCGAACTTTGTTGACGGGAAGTTTGCTGGTCAGACTCAGTTACGCCTCACCAAGCCGCACAAGCATCTTGCGCCTGGTGAAATGCTTGCGATTGTTGATGATTTTCCTGAAAAGCAAACTTACTTTGCTGAGGATTCAAGTGGTAGAACCTGCGAAGTTTGTTATGACGAAGTTGAAGTCGTCAAACTGATCACGGACGATGAACTCGACTTCTGGTATCCCACACAGGCGCTCGCGACTGGTCCGGACATCATCTTCTTCTGGGTGGCGCGCATGATCATGGCGGGCCTCGAGTTCATGGGAGAAGTGCCGTTCAAGAACGTTATTTTCAACGGCATCATCCGTGACGCGCAGGGGCGCAAAATGTCGAAGTCGCTGGGCAACTCGCCCGACCCGCTGGACCTCATTGAGAAGTTTGGCGCGGACGGCCTCCGCCTCGGCATGCTGATGATCGCTCCCAAGGGCGCGGACATTCTCTTCTCCGAAGACCGCATTCAGCTGGGCCGTAACTTCTGCAACAAGCTGTGGAATGCGTGCCGCTTCCGGCTTATGCAAGAGGGTAGGGCGCAGTCTCTAGACAAGCCGCCCGCGTCGGATGGTGCGTCCGATGAAGCATCGAGCCAATCCAGCGTTGCGGCTTGCGTAGACGCTGCGCCCTACCTTTCTTTGGAGTCCATCATTGGCCGCCTGGAGTTCGACAAGTTCGATGCCGACGACCACGCAATTCTCGCTAAGCTGCTCGACGCGCTGGCGGGCTACGATGCGTCGTTTGAGACCTACGAGTTCAACCGCACGACGGACACGCTATACAACTTTTTCTGGAATGACTTCTGCGACTGGTATGTCGAGGTGTCGAAGTCCAAGGCTCAGTCCGACGAGCTACGCGGCAATTGCCTTGCGATTCAGGACCTCTGCCTTCGTAGCGTGATTCAAATGCTGCACCCGATCACGCCTTTCATCACTGAAGAGCTGTGGTCGACGCTGGGCTTTGGCGAAGGCTTCATCCACGAGACGAAGATTCCGACCGCCGACGACCTCCGCGCGCAGCTTTCCGCTGCCGGGGTCAATCTCGACGCGGCTGCGATTGCGGAGGTCGCCAAGTTGCAGGACTTCGTCAACCAGGCGCGCGCGCTCAAGGCCCAATACTCACTGGCCGCGAGGAACGACGTGACCTTCTTCCTCGTTGCCGACGAGGCCGACAAGGCCGTGGTCGATTCGCACCTGTCCAAGCTGCGCAAGCTCGCGGGCGCTGGCGCAATCGAACACCGCGATGACGTGCAGAACATGCCAGCCATGGTGTCGCAGCTCGGCACGCTTTACCTGGACCTCGCGGGTAGCGTGGATGTCGAAGCGGAAATCGCGAAGATCGACAAGCAGCTCGTCGGCCTCGACAAGGCGATCAAGGGTGCGGAATCGAAGTTACAGAACGACAAGTTCGTGAACAACGCCCCGGCCGACGTTATTGACGGCGTCAAGCAGACCCTCGCGGACAACAAAGCTAAGGCCGAGGAACTCCGCAAGCTCAAGGCCGGTTTGGCGGGTTAA
- a CDS encoding helix-turn-helix domain-containing protein, protein MAERVTEFSRLLDRVARATGSVVNFADLRGVSLRLPELQLRGEQFYHYGSFCLHAKFHNRNVDCAQNKEKSKQRAAAQNSPFWGCCPYGLWDLAYPATWNGALVGIFYLGHFRGEEPLKPVAGKAFSGPLPPRITDEKRDELLRYGDFLTDYLRLVLDESLGELEGLDRGQSLVFYRDATSQYIAFHYHEPINLQTFATSLGLHPNYLGQQIKQAHGRTFSQLLSQYRIERARTLLRSTQKTVTEIAFECGFRDSNYFSTVFRVAEGVAPRAYRGQG, encoded by the coding sequence ATGGCTGAGCGCGTTACTGAGTTTTCCCGTCTGCTGGATCGTGTGGCCCGTGCAACGGGCAGTGTGGTCAACTTTGCAGACCTGCGGGGAGTCTCTTTGCGATTGCCAGAATTGCAACTGCGCGGCGAGCAGTTCTACCACTATGGTTCCTTTTGCCTGCATGCGAAATTCCATAACCGCAATGTCGACTGTGCGCAGAACAAGGAAAAATCAAAGCAGCGGGCCGCAGCGCAAAACAGCCCGTTCTGGGGTTGCTGTCCCTATGGTTTGTGGGACCTCGCCTACCCGGCGACATGGAATGGCGCGCTGGTGGGCATTTTTTACTTGGGGCATTTTCGGGGCGAGGAGCCGCTTAAGCCCGTGGCGGGCAAGGCGTTTTCGGGCCCCTTGCCGCCGCGAATCACCGATGAAAAGCGCGACGAGTTGCTCCGCTACGGGGACTTTTTAACCGACTATCTACGACTCGTGCTGGATGAGTCTCTCGGCGAACTGGAGGGGCTCGACCGCGGGCAGTCACTGGTTTTTTACCGCGATGCGACCAGCCAATACATCGCGTTTCACTACCACGAGCCGATCAACCTGCAAACCTTTGCGACAAGCCTGGGGCTGCACCCCAATTACCTGGGCCAGCAGATCAAGCAGGCGCACGGCCGGACTTTCTCCCAACTGCTCAGCCAATATCGCATCGAGCGCGCGCGGACGCTGCTGCGCTCTACTCAAAAGACCGTTACCGAGATCGCCTTTGAGTGCGGCTTTCGGGACTCGAACTACTTCAGCACGGTGTTCCGTGTGGCTGAAGGTGTGGCCCCGCGGGCGTATCGCGGGCAGGGGTGA